Proteins encoded together in one Vibrio lentus window:
- a CDS encoding glycerophosphodiester phosphodiesterase encodes MFSFDVAKKGQVLVNSHRGDCIHCPENTMPAFISAVERNTSCIEIDIAMTADEELVVIHDPSVNRTSDGSGYVEQMTLAELEALDFGGWFHSSFEKTSIPKFSEVLEWAIEHGVGLIVEAKQRRNHHRFAEKLTVLIEQTPNALDHIQLLGFDHTLVNLVKECVPSIQLQVVTLARYQNQLNAVLESNASAVCVEYPYTTRSVLEGYKSSGLTTRLYLPNKDKNMKPTQWFNQYYGYDVHSEIIQWLSEGLIDMISHDDIDMLKELVHEAGMEAI; translated from the coding sequence ATGTTCAGTTTTGATGTGGCAAAAAAAGGACAGGTTCTAGTAAATAGCCATCGAGGCGATTGCATTCATTGCCCTGAAAATACCATGCCTGCTTTTATTAGCGCTGTTGAGAGAAATACCAGCTGTATTGAAATTGATATCGCGATGACAGCCGATGAAGAGCTGGTGGTGATTCATGATCCAAGCGTTAACCGTACTTCTGATGGGAGCGGTTATGTTGAGCAAATGACGTTAGCAGAATTAGAAGCGTTGGATTTCGGTGGTTGGTTCCATTCATCATTTGAAAAGACTTCAATTCCTAAGTTTAGTGAAGTACTTGAGTGGGCAATTGAACATGGTGTTGGGCTGATTGTTGAAGCGAAACAAAGGCGCAATCACCATCGCTTTGCAGAAAAGCTTACGGTATTAATTGAACAAACTCCGAATGCACTAGATCACATCCAATTGTTGGGATTTGATCATACGTTAGTTAACCTTGTGAAAGAGTGTGTACCAAGTATTCAGCTACAAGTGGTGACGCTTGCTCGCTACCAAAATCAATTAAATGCCGTATTGGAATCGAATGCTTCTGCTGTGTGTGTGGAATACCCTTATACAACGCGAAGTGTACTCGAAGGTTATAAAAGCTCAGGTTTAACCACACGTCTGTATTTGCCAAACAAAGACAAAAATATGAAACCAACTCAATGGTTTAATCAATATTATGGCTACGACGTACATAGTGAAATTATTCAATGGTTGAGCGAAGGCCTCATTGATATGATTAGCCACGACGATATTGATATGTTGAAAGAGCTAGTACATGAAGCCGGTATGGAAGCGATTTAA